In Clostridium botulinum BKT015925, one DNA window encodes the following:
- a CDS encoding FtsK/SpoIIIE domain-containing protein gives MITELAIAGLGMYAYDKFKERNINRFKYQWNKLMLELGLKNKSDKSYEILNIFKKHYGYDCIVSIPIGKSIEEFNKKLSSIQSFLKSDVIAELSSNKNSIYMRIAKDLNEASKDTQIKFKWYKIMTTSKLRNEDFDTFNIKNIKIEDSYGFDITVSIPNGLGFDKLNAIKGTLESNFNAMIQLEWNRFKNEIKLQVIEKIIDERYPFVPYRVKNPMQLYSGYSITYERLVADMFKQPHTIVSGQTGSGKTEEIRLMLTNLIHNFDESKLELYFSDLSDMCDFECFQNCKQTKYYAKSIKKSHKLFKRLFDIYKLRFKVFVNEKCKNIKEYNAKNREHPMTTIYIVLDEFADYFPNSEKIEKDYKAKLDCYNMLKEMTRKFRKAGMFLIIGIQRPDRTVLDPSLRSNLCTKIGFSQNTDSSSLVASDSTELTGLDSREGLFMYGSKRIWFKSLYINDRMIRRYIKNSIDKEHKYIDIFDDNEFDALLNSQYGIQEEKENNVIRLPIMDKLKNDKKDELPLHEEQFKSVQIKTKNKIYI, from the coding sequence ATGATTACAGAATTAGCTATAGCAGGACTTGGAATGTATGCATATGACAAATTTAAGGAAAGAAATATAAATAGATTTAAGTATCAATGGAATAAATTAATGCTGGAGTTAGGTCTTAAAAATAAATCAGATAAATCCTATGAAATATTAAATATATTTAAAAAACATTATGGGTATGATTGCATTGTAAGTATTCCTATAGGCAAAAGTATAGAGGAATTTAATAAAAAGTTATCTAGTATACAATCATTTTTAAAATCAGATGTAATAGCTGAACTAAGTAGCAACAAAAATAGCATATATATGAGAATTGCAAAGGATTTAAATGAAGCAAGTAAAGATACTCAAATTAAGTTTAAATGGTATAAAATTATGACTACAAGCAAACTAAGAAATGAAGATTTTGATACCTTTAATATAAAAAATATAAAGATTGAAGATTCTTATGGTTTTGATATTACTGTGTCTATTCCAAATGGCCTAGGTTTTGATAAATTAAATGCTATTAAAGGTACATTAGAAAGTAACTTTAATGCCATGATTCAATTAGAATGGAACAGATTTAAAAATGAAATAAAACTACAAGTTATAGAAAAAATCATAGATGAAAGATACCCTTTTGTTCCATATAGAGTAAAGAATCCTATGCAGTTATATAGCGGTTATTCTATTACTTATGAAAGATTAGTGGCGGATATGTTTAAGCAGCCTCATACCATAGTAAGTGGGCAAACTGGAAGTGGTAAAACTGAAGAAATCAGATTAATGTTAACAAATCTAATCCATAATTTTGATGAAAGTAAATTAGAACTATATTTTAGTGATTTGTCTGATATGTGTGATTTTGAGTGTTTTCAAAATTGCAAGCAAACTAAATACTATGCTAAGTCCATTAAAAAGTCTCATAAATTATTTAAAAGACTATTTGATATATATAAATTGAGATTCAAAGTATTTGTAAATGAAAAATGCAAGAATATTAAGGAATACAATGCTAAAAACAGAGAACATCCTATGACAACAATATATATAGTGTTAGACGAATTTGCTGACTATTTTCCAAATTCAGAGAAAATAGAAAAGGATTATAAAGCGAAACTAGATTGTTACAACATGTTAAAGGAGATGACTAGAAAGTTTAGAAAAGCGGGTATGTTTTTAATTATAGGAATACAAAGACCAGATAGAACTGTTTTAGATCCTAGTTTAAGGTCTAACTTGTGTACAAAGATAGGTTTTAGCCAAAATACAGATAGTAGTAGTTTAGTAGCTTCAGATAGTACGGAGTTAACGGGATTAGATTCTCGTGAAGGTTTATTTATGTATGGAAGTAAGAGAATTTGGTTTAAATCTTTATATATAAATGACAGAATGATTAGAAGATATATAAAAAATAGCATTGATAAGGAACATAAATATATAGATATATTTGATGATAATGAATTTGATGCTTTGTTAAATTCTCAATATGGAATACAAGAAGAAAAAGAAAATAATGTAATAAGATTGCCTATTATGGATAAATTGAAAAATGACAAAAAAGATGAATTACCCCTTCATGAGGAGCAATTTAAGTCAGTTCAGATTAAAACTAAAAATAAAATATATATTTAA
- the splB gene encoding spore photoproduct lyase — protein MFIPNRILFQNNALKYDVGKNIYNKFKDNKNVEIINISSNNIKKYIPGTDIREFYKEGKNTLIVGVKKGFKFQSCKPSAHYQLPLLSGCIGHCQYCYLNTNLGDKPYIKVNANIEDILKKAQQYIDERLPDITIFEGAATSDPVPIEPYSGLLKTTIEFFGKSEHGRFRFVTKYNDIDELLDIDHNEKTEIRFTINTNKVITDYEKRTASIKSRIDASAKIAKAGYPVGFIIAPVFIYDGWKKDYENLILDLKSNLPSDQKHPFTFEVISHRYTTRAKNIISEVFPDNTLPMNDEDRTYKYGQFGYGKYVYKKQELTDIKEFFTKTINMHFPKSDIMYII, from the coding sequence ATGTTTATACCAAATAGAATATTATTCCAAAATAACGCATTAAAATACGATGTAGGTAAAAATATATATAATAAGTTTAAAGATAATAAAAATGTAGAAATAATAAATATATCTTCAAACAACATTAAAAAATACATACCAGGAACAGATATTAGGGAATTTTACAAAGAAGGAAAAAACACATTAATTGTAGGAGTAAAAAAAGGATTTAAATTTCAATCGTGTAAACCATCGGCACATTATCAACTACCGCTATTAAGTGGTTGTATTGGACATTGTCAATATTGTTATTTGAATACAAATTTAGGGGATAAACCTTATATTAAAGTTAATGCAAATATAGAAGATATTCTTAAAAAAGCACAACAATATATTGATGAAAGATTACCAGATATAACTATATTTGAAGGAGCTGCAACTTCTGATCCAGTCCCAATTGAACCTTACAGTGGGTTATTAAAAACTACAATTGAATTTTTTGGGAAAAGTGAACATGGAAGGTTTAGATTTGTAACTAAATATAATGATATAGATGAATTGCTAGATATAGATCATAATGAGAAAACAGAAATTAGATTCACTATAAATACAAATAAAGTAATAACAGATTATGAAAAAAGAACTGCATCTATTAAAAGTAGGATAGATGCAAGTGCAAAAATAGCCAAAGCAGGATACCCTGTGGGATTTATTATAGCTCCAGTATTCATTTATGATGGATGGAAGAAAGATTATGAAAATTTAATTTTAGATTTAAAATCGAATTTACCAAGTGACCAAAAACATCCATTCACATTTGAAGTAATATCACATAGATATACAACAAGAGCTAAGAATATAATATCTGAAGTATTTCCAGATAATACTTTACCTATGAATGATGAGGATAGAACTTATAAATACGGACAATTTGGATATGGAAAGTATGTTTATAAAAAGCAAGAACTAACTGATATAAAGGAATTTTTTACAAAGACTATAAATATGCACTTTCCTAAGAGTGATATAATGTATATTATATAG
- a CDS encoding membrane protein produces the protein MRKIKAILKYEFLNLNRNFIIIIMLLLFIFGLQQQLWTSRISGEFRLNLVTFLKTFWLPINLIYMPILIINEIIGSSNQEIFEVLNIPKGERFLAKILTSTIINLIIIMINVLIVVAVAIIAKGPFKYSLYLILMYLLNIITALFCYSSIGLLIGETISKFRLRIFSYLLMILFFLITNNFYREPTMVTPIMKIDPLPSTFELFSLDKLTFYHFAFWNLITLLILYLLYNIKELQSLMLRNKIILCFLVVAIFTSYFIGSKYNPERYYIENDNINKNYEKESSLSDGFTIENYNMKLKLQDIVSNDCDMTIVVNNSELDKLDLNLYHILKPSSIKINEKETKFKFKDDKLTILLQEKYNEGEKIKVSIKYSGVINTIDQQGKKRFFVNSHSIFLSDYFPWYPKPEFMGNTKKYQIKIQNNNGQIYSSLNEKSNGTFEGKGKEIFLVKNKLFSKHLYKGIEFVGNTEQIGTDALCEHLMYSFENMSNLHNYKRLIATPQRDKEYLIYNLYEGQVMFGLIDYKEVL, from the coding sequence ATGCGAAAGATCAAGGCAATATTAAAATATGAGTTTTTAAATTTAAATAGAAATTTTATCATAATTATAATGTTGTTATTATTTATATTTGGTTTGCAGCAGCAATTATGGACCTCAAGGATATCTGGGGAATTTCGATTGAATCTTGTTACTTTCTTAAAAACCTTTTGGCTACCAATAAATTTAATATATATGCCTATTTTGATTATAAATGAAATAATAGGTAGTAGTAATCAAGAGATATTTGAAGTACTTAATATTCCTAAAGGGGAAAGATTTCTAGCAAAAATTTTAACTAGTACAATTATAAATTTAATTATAATAATGATTAATGTTTTAATAGTAGTTGCAGTAGCCATTATAGCGAAGGGACCATTTAAATATTCTTTATATCTTATTTTGATGTATTTACTAAACATAATTACTGCACTTTTTTGTTATAGTTCTATTGGACTTTTAATTGGTGAAACAATATCAAAATTCAGGCTTAGAATCTTTTCTTATCTACTAATGATTTTGTTTTTTCTAATTACAAATAATTTTTATAGAGAGCCTACTATGGTTACGCCAATTATGAAAATAGATCCATTACCAAGCACCTTTGAGTTGTTTTCTTTAGATAAACTAACATTCTATCACTTTGCATTTTGGAATCTAATAACTTTATTAATACTGTATTTGTTATATAACATTAAAGAGCTGCAATCGTTAATGTTGAGGAACAAAATAATATTATGCTTTTTAGTAGTTGCTATTTTTACATCTTATTTTATTGGATCAAAGTATAATCCTGAAAGATATTATATTGAAAACGACAATATTAATAAAAACTATGAGAAAGAATCCTCATTAAGTGATGGATTTACAATTGAAAATTATAATATGAAGCTAAAACTTCAGGATATAGTTTCTAACGATTGTGATATGACTATTGTAGTTAATAATTCAGAGTTGGATAAGTTAGACCTAAACTTATATCATATCTTGAAGCCATCAAGTATCAAAATAAATGAAAAAGAGACTAAATTTAAGTTTAAAGATGATAAGTTAACCATATTATTACAAGAAAAATATAACGAAGGAGAGAAAATAAAAGTTTCTATAAAATATTCAGGGGTAATTAATACTATAGATCAGCAAGGAAAGAAAAGATTTTTTGTAAATAGCCATTCCATATTTTTATCAGACTATTTTCCATGGTATCCAAAGCCAGAATTCATGGGAAATACTAAAAAATATCAAATAAAAATACAAAATAATAATGGACAAATTTACTCAAGCCTTAATGAAAAAAGTAATGGTACTTTTGAAGGTAAAGGGAAAGAGATTTTTTTAGTTAAGAACAAGTTATTTTCAAAGCACTTGTATAAGGGGATAGAATTTGTAGGAAATACTGAACAAATAGGAACAGATGCTCTATGTGAACATTTGATGTATTCATTTGAAAATATGAGTAACTTACATAATTATAAAAGATTAATTGCAACGCCTCAGAGAGATAAAGAATATCTTATTTATAATTTGTATGAAGGTCAAGTTATGTTTGGGCTAATAGATTATAAGGAAGTTTTATAG
- a CDS encoding nucleotidyltransferase has translation MIFKVLSYIGEKLNDNGITWGVGASILLNQFGFIEKPNDIDIFISTKDIKRADKVLKSMGEKKKWESSTTYSTKYFYEYIIDGVDIDVMAGFAVNHNSGVFKYNFNHTSISEFKKINKVDIPFTSLEDWYVIYQLIPNRELKVKMIENYFLSNGIKNPILLKNSLKSNLPIEIRERVKKILGS, from the coding sequence TTGATTTTTAAGGTTTTAAGCTACATTGGTGAAAAATTGAATGATAATGGGATAACATGGGGAGTTGGTGCTTCAATATTACTAAATCAATTTGGATTTATAGAAAAGCCTAACGATATAGATATTTTTATATCTACTAAAGATATTAAAAGAGCAGATAAAGTCCTTAAAAGTATGGGAGAAAAGAAAAAATGGGAAAGTTCTACAACATACTCAACAAAATACTTCTATGAGTATATAATAGACGGAGTTGATATTGATGTAATGGCAGGATTTGCAGTTAACCATAATAGTGGAGTATTTAAATATAATTTTAACCATACCTCAATTTCAGAATTTAAAAAAATTAATAAAGTAGATATTCCTTTCACTTCTCTAGAAGATTGGTATGTAATCTATCAATTGATTCCTAATAGAGAATTAAAGGTAAAGATGATAGAAAATTATTTTTTATCAAATGGAATTAAAAACCCCATTTTATTAAAAAATTCCTTAAAGAGCAATTTACCAATAGAAATTCGAGAAAGAGTTAAGAAGATATTAGGTTCATAG
- a CDS encoding tubulin-like doman-containing protein, protein MEKKDILFVGIGEAGGKLLNEILKKDKRYVGLYINSNYDDFSDLETANDNMYIITAGQGTGKNRQKSKALLKSNINSIMDEILKYRTSEVVHFLFSLGGGTGGGSTPTIVKALGKLQKNGRFNKIINITCILPAYDEGKRYRKNAIECWNEIAELENINSIYMLDNNSKKDEEEINIEFARQFDIFMNMAKNIPSKELKSRIDAEEIGNLATSVGSTVFYELPSANSDLKVSIAEALNSSIFATSEEDVSKCEYVGIVTQEGLYNQKEIENMFNPEEYTVGAYSKEHNFIVVTGRPPQKESIETLKESIEEEEQNKTNDNVLSNLKVHTDIDTKQPEAVQKKTQQQIQKPKVETLEEKSVDDLLEDDDLWDDIF, encoded by the coding sequence ATGGAAAAGAAGGATATATTATTTGTAGGTATAGGTGAAGCCGGTGGAAAATTACTTAATGAAATATTAAAAAAAGATAAAAGATATGTAGGTCTTTATATAAATAGTAATTATGATGATTTTTCTGATTTAGAAACTGCTAATGATAATATGTACATTATTACAGCTGGACAAGGTACTGGTAAGAACAGACAAAAGAGCAAAGCACTATTAAAGAGTAATATTAATTCAATAATGGACGAGATATTAAAATACAGAACTTCAGAAGTAGTACATTTCCTATTTAGTTTAGGGGGAGGTACTGGTGGTGGAAGCACACCAACTATCGTAAAAGCATTAGGTAAATTACAAAAGAACGGAAGATTTAATAAAATAATAAATATTACTTGTATTCTACCTGCATATGATGAAGGAAAAAGATACAGAAAGAATGCAATAGAATGTTGGAATGAAATTGCTGAATTAGAAAATATAAATTCTATATATATGCTAGACAACAATAGCAAAAAAGATGAGGAAGAAATAAATATTGAGTTTGCTAGACAATTTGATATATTTATGAACATGGCTAAGAATATTCCATCAAAAGAGTTGAAAAGTAGAATTGATGCAGAAGAAATTGGTAACTTAGCAACCAGCGTAGGTTCAACTGTATTTTATGAATTGCCAAGTGCTAATAGTGATTTAAAGGTATCAATAGCTGAAGCACTAAACAGCAGCATATTCGCTACATCAGAAGAAGACGTTTCTAAATGTGAATATGTTGGAATAGTAACTCAAGAAGGTTTATATAACCAAAAAGAAATAGAAAATATGTTCAATCCAGAAGAATACACTGTTGGAGCTTATAGCAAAGAACACAATTTTATAGTTGTTACAGGTAGACCACCACAAAAGGAATCTATAGAAACACTTAAAGAAAGTATAGAAGAGGAAGAACAAAATAAAACAAATGACAATGTTTTATCTAATTTGAAAGTACATACAGATATAGATACTAAACAACCTGAAGCAGTACAAAAGAAAACTCAACAACAAATACAAAAACCAAAAGTTGAAACACTTGAAGAAAAATCAGTTGATGATTTATTAGAAGACGATGATTTATGGGATGATATATTTTAA
- a CDS encoding MerR family transcriptional regulator translates to MNGKPLYYSTKQVAQILEEPTSRIRYWCDCFDDFLNIQRSGQNRQFTEQDIEKLKYIRKLLKKDGLTINQVKEYCSEKDVTMLQEQVKSQDPIAFQALATAIMTEMETRIELIQKKMIEDITTAVTKNISEKITQSISAELNIQKQYLDNTKKDMKDYISVTVEDKLNENIDNLKTHINATTENLSKQMKNDDVELVNSLKKHMEERRQHVEDQSKKGFFSKLFKR, encoded by the coding sequence ATAAATGGTAAGCCATTATATTATAGTACAAAACAAGTTGCCCAGATTTTAGAAGAACCTACTAGTAGAATTAGATATTGGTGTGATTGTTTTGACGATTTTTTAAATATACAGCGTTCAGGACAAAATAGACAGTTTACAGAACAAGATATTGAAAAATTAAAATACATAAGAAAACTATTAAAAAAAGATGGATTAACTATAAATCAAGTGAAAGAATATTGTTCAGAAAAAGATGTTACTATGCTTCAGGAACAAGTGAAATCTCAAGATCCTATAGCATTCCAAGCTTTAGCAACTGCTATTATGACGGAGATGGAAACGAGAATTGAATTAATACAGAAAAAAATGATTGAAGATATAACTACTGCTGTAACTAAAAATATATCTGAAAAAATAACTCAAAGCATATCAGCAGAATTAAATATTCAAAAACAATATTTAGACAATACAAAGAAGGATATGAAAGACTATATATCCGTGACAGTTGAGGACAAGCTTAATGAAAATATAGATAACTTAAAGACTCATATAAATGCCACTACAGAAAATCTATCTAAACAAATGAAAAATGATGATGTTGAGTTAGTTAATAGTTTAAAAAAGCATATGGAAGAACGTAGACAACACGTTGAAGATCAAAGTAAAAAAGGATTCTTCAGTAAATTATTTAAGAGATAA